One Podarcis raffonei isolate rPodRaf1 chromosome 18, rPodRaf1.pri, whole genome shotgun sequence genomic window carries:
- the REXO1 gene encoding RNA exonuclease 1 homolog isoform X2, with amino-acid sequence MNKYLRSLLTHESPGCGYDPYNPELPKPVSQSRNGSVEEMAEAAPGILELELVNKAIEAVKNEVEREQKKYEELLGTAKEYGSSEPPSLVSKAPGSAAPKSFAALEYNPGGYSAGGSADYNPTPLAVAAPSRSTKYTLDTFDKAKGKGSSLEYVPTVVTQPKKYSCTVAKSKYTLDNSKPSTDLEYDPLSNYSARLLSKAKEQRGAKRKREADPEEGYSPSPKKHCNAGSGPEPDARFSDSEEECEAAPVIPSKPKGGPGSKPAGGKGSPRADSRQMKETAVQYDMGDIEGGVKDLPEEGEKVAKVPPKRDTSEGKGCPKEKVKKKAVGGHAADGKRQRGKVADKEKAEAKAQRRNGERSKEKHSKPHADGRSRKQDENPKAAKAGSSGMCKKVPQGPRAEKVGGVKKDGKLNPPGGLRPKAEASQAERKDKQGKRPASKGPTESPGAKCKAKRRALSHADLFGDESGDEGQAGQPHPVAFPDVSSDSDRDDGCCFLPPQDNGVAKRPKAPKAAPPSSSSSSSSSDELDYSVLERDVDFESDPMEECLRIFNESTDVKTEDKGRMGKQPSKEEGSEEKPAEDCLTTLFPGQKRRISHVTKPGNAEAPTKPVFRPYRPPTAQEVCYQRIQLAQKQAAQLARRLPPTRPSPAPPRASVAMHKGEKRRIAHVPNPALPTVSKSALGGLKKIAPPGSTASSNGAEALSLKARTLAGMASKTTNTNVPKRIAHAPTLQSATLKRPVIPTEFGAKVPTNVRQRYLNLFIDECLKSCTSQQEAFDKALAEEKVVYDRSTSRNIYLNVAVNTLKKLRSALPSPAHDARRIGNRKLVSHEAMLGGKLAAKTSFTLNRSAAAQLRAEDLKGASLYRRLKEYVLTEEDLKEHGYPLPCPETSGRAIVFNAEEKKTTDGSCRVCCRCGTEYMVTPSGNCVRKEECVHHWGKLRKQRVPGGWETHYNCCSGAVGSPGCQVAKQHVHDGRKESLEGFVKTFEKMPSADGNPGIYALDCEMCYTKQGLELTRVTVINSELKVVYDTFVKPDHKVVDYNTRFSGVTEADLENASITLRDVQAVLLSMFSSDTILIGHSLESDLFALKLIHGTVVDTAVVFPHRLGLPYKRALRTLMADYLKRIIQDSVEGHDSSEDARACMELMIWKIKEDAKVKR; translated from the exons ATGAACAAATACCTCCGTTCCTTGCTAACCCACGAGAGCCCag GGTGCGGCTATGACCCTTACAACCCGGAGCTTCCCAAGCCCGTGTCGCAGAGCCGCAATGGCTCCGTGGAGGAGATGGCCGAGGCAGCGCCAGGCATCCTGGAGCTTGAGCTGGTCAACAAGGCCATCGAGGCCGTCAAGAACGAAGTCGAGCGCGAGCAAAAGAAGTACGAGGAGCTCTTGGGGACGGCGAAGGAGTACGGCTCCTCCGAGCCCCCGTCGCTGGTCTCCAAGGCCCCTGGGTCAGCAGCACCCAAGTCCTTCGCCGCCTTGGAATATAACCCCGGGGGCTACAGCGCGGGCGGCAGTGCCGACTACAATCCCACCCCCCTCGCGGTGGCCGCTCCTAGCCGCTCCACCAAGTACACCTTGGATACCTTCGACAAGGCGAAAGGCAAGGGCAGCTCGCTGGAGTACGTGCCCACGGTGGTCACACAGCCCAAGAAGTACAGTTGCACAGTCGCCAAGAGCAAATACACCCTCGACAACTCCAAACCGTCCACGGACTTGGAGTACGACCCTCTTTCGAATTACTCCGCCCGGCTCCTGAGCAAAGCCAAGGAGCAGAGGGGGGCCAAGAGGAAAAGGGAGGCCGACCCCGAAGAGGGATATTcgccttctcccaagaagcactGCAACGCAGGGAGCGGCCCCGAGCCGGACGCCAGGTTCTCCGACTCGGAAGAGGAGTGCGAAGCGGCTCCCGTCATCCCTTCGAAACCGAAAGGGGGTCCGGGAAGCAAGCCCGCAGGCGGGAAGGGGTCCCCGCGGGCCGATTCCCGGCAAATGAAGGAGACGGCGGTGCAGTACGATATGGGGGACATCGAGGGCGGCGTCAAGGACTTGCCGGAGGAGGGCGAAAAGGTGGCCAAGGTGCCCCCCAAAAGGGACACGAGCGAGGGCAAGGGGTGCCCGAAGGAGAAGGTGAAAAAGAAGGCCGTCGGCGGCCACGCGGCAGATGGCAAGAGGCAGCGTGGCAAGGTTGCGGACAAGGAGAAGGCGGAAGCGAAGGCTCAGCGCAGGAATGGAGAGAGGAGCAAGGAGAAGCACAGCAAGCCCCACGCCGACGGGCGTTCGAGGAAGCAGGATGAGAACCCCAAAGCTGCAAAAGCGGGGAGCTCCGGCATGTGCAAGAAGGTCCCCCAAGGCCCCAGAGCAGAGAAAGTGGGCGGCGTGAAGAAAGACGGCAAGCTGAACCCGCCCGGGGGCTTGAGGCCCAAGGCCGAGGCTTCGCAGGCCGAACGTAAAGACAAGCAGGGGAAGCGTCCCGCCTCAAAGGGTCCCACGGAGAGCCCCGGAGCCAAGTGCAAGGCGAAACGGCGGGCTCTGAGCCACGCTGACCTCTTTGGGGATGAGAGCGGGGACGAGGGGCAAGCGGGGCAGCCTCACCCCGTGGCCTTCCCAGACGTGAGCTCGGATTCGGACCGAGACGACGGCTGCTGCTTCCTTCCGCCCCAGGACAACGGGGTGGCGAAGCGCCCTAAGGCACCCAAAGctgctcctccttcctcctcctcctcgtcctcctcttCCGACGAGCTCGACTATTCGGTCCTGGAGAGGGACGTGGACTTCGAGTCCGACCCCATGGAGGAGTGCCTTCGGATTTTTAACGAGTCGACCGACGTCAAGACGGAAGACAAAGGCAGGATGGGGAAGCAG CCGTCGAAAGAGGAAGGGTCCGAGGAAAAGCCGGCCGAAGACTGTCTAACCACGCTTTTTCCTGGCCAGAAGCGGAGGATCTCCCACGTGACAAAGCCAGGGAAC GCCGAGGCCCCGACCAAGCCCGTCTTCCGCCCGTACCGGCCCCCGACGGCCCAAGAGGTGTGCTACCAGCGGATCCAGCTGGCCCAGAAGCAGGCGGCCCAGCTGGCCCGGCGGCTGCCCCCCACGCGGCCGTCTCCAGCACCCCCGAGAGCCTCTGTGGCGATGCACaaaggggagaagaggaggatcGCTCACGTTCCCAACCCAGCTCTTCCTACAGTGTCCAAGTCCG CCCTAGGAGGCCTCAAGAAAATTGCTCCGCCTGGGAGCACGGCGTCTTCCAACGGGGCCGAAGCCCTATCCCTGAAAGCCCGCACGCTTGCTGGGATGGCGTCCAAGACGACCAACACGAACGTCCCCAAAAGGATAGCCCACGCTCCCACACTGCAG AGTGCTactttgaaaagaccagtgatCCCCACCGAATTCGGGGCAAAGGTCCCCACCAACGTCCGGCAGAGATACCTCAACCTCTTCATTGACGAGTGCCTGAAGTCGTGCACCTCGCAGCAGGAAGCGTTCGACAAG GCCCTGGCAGAGGAGAAGGTGGTCTACGACCGCAGCACCAGCCGCAACATCTACCTGAACGTGGCGGTGAATACCCTGAAGAAGCTGCGCAGTGCCCTTCCCAGCCCTGCGCATGATGCTCGCA GGATTGGCAACCGGAAGCTGGTGTCTCACGAGGCCATGTTGGGAGGCAAACTGGCAGCCAAGACCAGCTTCACCTTGAACCGCTCTGCGGCCGCTCAGTTGCGAGCGGAGGACCTGAAAG GGGCCTCCCTCTACCGCCGGCTCAAGGAGTACGTCTTGACGGAGGAGGACCTGAAGGAGCACGGGTACCCCCTGCCGTGCCCCGAGACGTCAGGCCGCGCAATCGTCTTCAACGCGGAGGAGAAGAAAACGACCGACG GCTCCTGCAGAGTTTGCTGCCGCTGCGGCACCGAGTACATGGTGACGCCGTCTGGGAACTGCGTCCGCAAGGAGGAATGCGTCCACCACTGGGGGAAGTTGCGCAAGCAGAGAG TCCCTGGTGGTTGGGAAACCCATTACAACTGCTGTTCGGGAGCTGTGGGTTCCCCCGGGTGCCAAGTCGCAAAA CAACACGTTCACGACGGCAGGAAGGAGAGCTTGGAGGGTTTCGTGAAGACCTTTGAGAAGATGCCCAGCGCGGACGGGAACCCGGGCATCTACGCCTTAGACTGCGAAATG TGTTACACCAAGCAAGGCCTGGAACTGACTCGGGTCACGGTGATCAACTCAGAGCTGAAAGTTGTCTATGACACCTTCGTCAAGCCTGACCACAAAGTCGTGGACTACAACACTCG GTTTTCCGGCGTGACGGAGGCGGACCTGGAGAACGCCTCCATCACCTTGCGGGACGTCCAAGCCGTCCTCCTGAGCATGTTCAGCTCGGACACGATCCTGATCGGGCACAGCCTGGAAAGCGACCTGTTTGCGCTCAAG
- the REXO1 gene encoding RNA exonuclease 1 homolog isoform X1 has translation MLRSSGFLRGVDCPFGTACHRPYCHFRHPPGPPHAQQGQARSSRRPSASAAGCGYDPYNPELPKPVSQSRNGSVEEMAEAAPGILELELVNKAIEAVKNEVEREQKKYEELLGTAKEYGSSEPPSLVSKAPGSAAPKSFAALEYNPGGYSAGGSADYNPTPLAVAAPSRSTKYTLDTFDKAKGKGSSLEYVPTVVTQPKKYSCTVAKSKYTLDNSKPSTDLEYDPLSNYSARLLSKAKEQRGAKRKREADPEEGYSPSPKKHCNAGSGPEPDARFSDSEEECEAAPVIPSKPKGGPGSKPAGGKGSPRADSRQMKETAVQYDMGDIEGGVKDLPEEGEKVAKVPPKRDTSEGKGCPKEKVKKKAVGGHAADGKRQRGKVADKEKAEAKAQRRNGERSKEKHSKPHADGRSRKQDENPKAAKAGSSGMCKKVPQGPRAEKVGGVKKDGKLNPPGGLRPKAEASQAERKDKQGKRPASKGPTESPGAKCKAKRRALSHADLFGDESGDEGQAGQPHPVAFPDVSSDSDRDDGCCFLPPQDNGVAKRPKAPKAAPPSSSSSSSSSDELDYSVLERDVDFESDPMEECLRIFNESTDVKTEDKGRMGKQPSKEEGSEEKPAEDCLTTLFPGQKRRISHVTKPGNAEAPTKPVFRPYRPPTAQEVCYQRIQLAQKQAAQLARRLPPTRPSPAPPRASVAMHKGEKRRIAHVPNPALPTVSKSALGGLKKIAPPGSTASSNGAEALSLKARTLAGMASKTTNTNVPKRIAHAPTLQSATLKRPVIPTEFGAKVPTNVRQRYLNLFIDECLKSCTSQQEAFDKALAEEKVVYDRSTSRNIYLNVAVNTLKKLRSALPSPAHDARRIGNRKLVSHEAMLGGKLAAKTSFTLNRSAAAQLRAEDLKGASLYRRLKEYVLTEEDLKEHGYPLPCPETSGRAIVFNAEEKKTTDGSCRVCCRCGTEYMVTPSGNCVRKEECVHHWGKLRKQRVPGGWETHYNCCSGAVGSPGCQVAKQHVHDGRKESLEGFVKTFEKMPSADGNPGIYALDCEMCYTKQGLELTRVTVINSELKVVYDTFVKPDHKVVDYNTRFSGVTEADLENASITLRDVQAVLLSMFSSDTILIGHSLESDLFALKLIHGTVVDTAVVFPHRLGLPYKRALRTLMADYLKRIIQDSVEGHDSSEDARACMELMIWKIKEDAKVKR, from the exons ATGCTCCGCTCGAGCGGCTTCCTGCGAGGCGTCGACTGCCCCTTCGGCACCGCCTGCCACAGGCCCTACTGCCACTTCCGACACCCGCCGGGCCCGCCGCACGCCCAGCAGGGCCAggccaggagcagcaggaggccctccGCCTCGGCGGCAG GGTGCGGCTATGACCCTTACAACCCGGAGCTTCCCAAGCCCGTGTCGCAGAGCCGCAATGGCTCCGTGGAGGAGATGGCCGAGGCAGCGCCAGGCATCCTGGAGCTTGAGCTGGTCAACAAGGCCATCGAGGCCGTCAAGAACGAAGTCGAGCGCGAGCAAAAGAAGTACGAGGAGCTCTTGGGGACGGCGAAGGAGTACGGCTCCTCCGAGCCCCCGTCGCTGGTCTCCAAGGCCCCTGGGTCAGCAGCACCCAAGTCCTTCGCCGCCTTGGAATATAACCCCGGGGGCTACAGCGCGGGCGGCAGTGCCGACTACAATCCCACCCCCCTCGCGGTGGCCGCTCCTAGCCGCTCCACCAAGTACACCTTGGATACCTTCGACAAGGCGAAAGGCAAGGGCAGCTCGCTGGAGTACGTGCCCACGGTGGTCACACAGCCCAAGAAGTACAGTTGCACAGTCGCCAAGAGCAAATACACCCTCGACAACTCCAAACCGTCCACGGACTTGGAGTACGACCCTCTTTCGAATTACTCCGCCCGGCTCCTGAGCAAAGCCAAGGAGCAGAGGGGGGCCAAGAGGAAAAGGGAGGCCGACCCCGAAGAGGGATATTcgccttctcccaagaagcactGCAACGCAGGGAGCGGCCCCGAGCCGGACGCCAGGTTCTCCGACTCGGAAGAGGAGTGCGAAGCGGCTCCCGTCATCCCTTCGAAACCGAAAGGGGGTCCGGGAAGCAAGCCCGCAGGCGGGAAGGGGTCCCCGCGGGCCGATTCCCGGCAAATGAAGGAGACGGCGGTGCAGTACGATATGGGGGACATCGAGGGCGGCGTCAAGGACTTGCCGGAGGAGGGCGAAAAGGTGGCCAAGGTGCCCCCCAAAAGGGACACGAGCGAGGGCAAGGGGTGCCCGAAGGAGAAGGTGAAAAAGAAGGCCGTCGGCGGCCACGCGGCAGATGGCAAGAGGCAGCGTGGCAAGGTTGCGGACAAGGAGAAGGCGGAAGCGAAGGCTCAGCGCAGGAATGGAGAGAGGAGCAAGGAGAAGCACAGCAAGCCCCACGCCGACGGGCGTTCGAGGAAGCAGGATGAGAACCCCAAAGCTGCAAAAGCGGGGAGCTCCGGCATGTGCAAGAAGGTCCCCCAAGGCCCCAGAGCAGAGAAAGTGGGCGGCGTGAAGAAAGACGGCAAGCTGAACCCGCCCGGGGGCTTGAGGCCCAAGGCCGAGGCTTCGCAGGCCGAACGTAAAGACAAGCAGGGGAAGCGTCCCGCCTCAAAGGGTCCCACGGAGAGCCCCGGAGCCAAGTGCAAGGCGAAACGGCGGGCTCTGAGCCACGCTGACCTCTTTGGGGATGAGAGCGGGGACGAGGGGCAAGCGGGGCAGCCTCACCCCGTGGCCTTCCCAGACGTGAGCTCGGATTCGGACCGAGACGACGGCTGCTGCTTCCTTCCGCCCCAGGACAACGGGGTGGCGAAGCGCCCTAAGGCACCCAAAGctgctcctccttcctcctcctcctcgtcctcctcttCCGACGAGCTCGACTATTCGGTCCTGGAGAGGGACGTGGACTTCGAGTCCGACCCCATGGAGGAGTGCCTTCGGATTTTTAACGAGTCGACCGACGTCAAGACGGAAGACAAAGGCAGGATGGGGAAGCAG CCGTCGAAAGAGGAAGGGTCCGAGGAAAAGCCGGCCGAAGACTGTCTAACCACGCTTTTTCCTGGCCAGAAGCGGAGGATCTCCCACGTGACAAAGCCAGGGAAC GCCGAGGCCCCGACCAAGCCCGTCTTCCGCCCGTACCGGCCCCCGACGGCCCAAGAGGTGTGCTACCAGCGGATCCAGCTGGCCCAGAAGCAGGCGGCCCAGCTGGCCCGGCGGCTGCCCCCCACGCGGCCGTCTCCAGCACCCCCGAGAGCCTCTGTGGCGATGCACaaaggggagaagaggaggatcGCTCACGTTCCCAACCCAGCTCTTCCTACAGTGTCCAAGTCCG CCCTAGGAGGCCTCAAGAAAATTGCTCCGCCTGGGAGCACGGCGTCTTCCAACGGGGCCGAAGCCCTATCCCTGAAAGCCCGCACGCTTGCTGGGATGGCGTCCAAGACGACCAACACGAACGTCCCCAAAAGGATAGCCCACGCTCCCACACTGCAG AGTGCTactttgaaaagaccagtgatCCCCACCGAATTCGGGGCAAAGGTCCCCACCAACGTCCGGCAGAGATACCTCAACCTCTTCATTGACGAGTGCCTGAAGTCGTGCACCTCGCAGCAGGAAGCGTTCGACAAG GCCCTGGCAGAGGAGAAGGTGGTCTACGACCGCAGCACCAGCCGCAACATCTACCTGAACGTGGCGGTGAATACCCTGAAGAAGCTGCGCAGTGCCCTTCCCAGCCCTGCGCATGATGCTCGCA GGATTGGCAACCGGAAGCTGGTGTCTCACGAGGCCATGTTGGGAGGCAAACTGGCAGCCAAGACCAGCTTCACCTTGAACCGCTCTGCGGCCGCTCAGTTGCGAGCGGAGGACCTGAAAG GGGCCTCCCTCTACCGCCGGCTCAAGGAGTACGTCTTGACGGAGGAGGACCTGAAGGAGCACGGGTACCCCCTGCCGTGCCCCGAGACGTCAGGCCGCGCAATCGTCTTCAACGCGGAGGAGAAGAAAACGACCGACG GCTCCTGCAGAGTTTGCTGCCGCTGCGGCACCGAGTACATGGTGACGCCGTCTGGGAACTGCGTCCGCAAGGAGGAATGCGTCCACCACTGGGGGAAGTTGCGCAAGCAGAGAG TCCCTGGTGGTTGGGAAACCCATTACAACTGCTGTTCGGGAGCTGTGGGTTCCCCCGGGTGCCAAGTCGCAAAA CAACACGTTCACGACGGCAGGAAGGAGAGCTTGGAGGGTTTCGTGAAGACCTTTGAGAAGATGCCCAGCGCGGACGGGAACCCGGGCATCTACGCCTTAGACTGCGAAATG TGTTACACCAAGCAAGGCCTGGAACTGACTCGGGTCACGGTGATCAACTCAGAGCTGAAAGTTGTCTATGACACCTTCGTCAAGCCTGACCACAAAGTCGTGGACTACAACACTCG GTTTTCCGGCGTGACGGAGGCGGACCTGGAGAACGCCTCCATCACCTTGCGGGACGTCCAAGCCGTCCTCCTGAGCATGTTCAGCTCGGACACGATCCTGATCGGGCACAGCCTGGAAAGCGACCTGTTTGCGCTCAAG
- the REXO1 gene encoding RNA exonuclease 1 homolog isoform X3, with amino-acid sequence MAEAAPGILELELVNKAIEAVKNEVEREQKKYEELLGTAKEYGSSEPPSLVSKAPGSAAPKSFAALEYNPGGYSAGGSADYNPTPLAVAAPSRSTKYTLDTFDKAKGKGSSLEYVPTVVTQPKKYSCTVAKSKYTLDNSKPSTDLEYDPLSNYSARLLSKAKEQRGAKRKREADPEEGYSPSPKKHCNAGSGPEPDARFSDSEEECEAAPVIPSKPKGGPGSKPAGGKGSPRADSRQMKETAVQYDMGDIEGGVKDLPEEGEKVAKVPPKRDTSEGKGCPKEKVKKKAVGGHAADGKRQRGKVADKEKAEAKAQRRNGERSKEKHSKPHADGRSRKQDENPKAAKAGSSGMCKKVPQGPRAEKVGGVKKDGKLNPPGGLRPKAEASQAERKDKQGKRPASKGPTESPGAKCKAKRRALSHADLFGDESGDEGQAGQPHPVAFPDVSSDSDRDDGCCFLPPQDNGVAKRPKAPKAAPPSSSSSSSSSDELDYSVLERDVDFESDPMEECLRIFNESTDVKTEDKGRMGKQPSKEEGSEEKPAEDCLTTLFPGQKRRISHVTKPGNAEAPTKPVFRPYRPPTAQEVCYQRIQLAQKQAAQLARRLPPTRPSPAPPRASVAMHKGEKRRIAHVPNPALPTVSKSALGGLKKIAPPGSTASSNGAEALSLKARTLAGMASKTTNTNVPKRIAHAPTLQSATLKRPVIPTEFGAKVPTNVRQRYLNLFIDECLKSCTSQQEAFDKALAEEKVVYDRSTSRNIYLNVAVNTLKKLRSALPSPAHDARRIGNRKLVSHEAMLGGKLAAKTSFTLNRSAAAQLRAEDLKGASLYRRLKEYVLTEEDLKEHGYPLPCPETSGRAIVFNAEEKKTTDGSCRVCCRCGTEYMVTPSGNCVRKEECVHHWGKLRKQRVPGGWETHYNCCSGAVGSPGCQVAKQHVHDGRKESLEGFVKTFEKMPSADGNPGIYALDCEMCYTKQGLELTRVTVINSELKVVYDTFVKPDHKVVDYNTRFSGVTEADLENASITLRDVQAVLLSMFSSDTILIGHSLESDLFALKLIHGTVVDTAVVFPHRLGLPYKRALRTLMADYLKRIIQDSVEGHDSSEDARACMELMIWKIKEDAKVKR; translated from the exons ATGGCCGAGGCAGCGCCAGGCATCCTGGAGCTTGAGCTGGTCAACAAGGCCATCGAGGCCGTCAAGAACGAAGTCGAGCGCGAGCAAAAGAAGTACGAGGAGCTCTTGGGGACGGCGAAGGAGTACGGCTCCTCCGAGCCCCCGTCGCTGGTCTCCAAGGCCCCTGGGTCAGCAGCACCCAAGTCCTTCGCCGCCTTGGAATATAACCCCGGGGGCTACAGCGCGGGCGGCAGTGCCGACTACAATCCCACCCCCCTCGCGGTGGCCGCTCCTAGCCGCTCCACCAAGTACACCTTGGATACCTTCGACAAGGCGAAAGGCAAGGGCAGCTCGCTGGAGTACGTGCCCACGGTGGTCACACAGCCCAAGAAGTACAGTTGCACAGTCGCCAAGAGCAAATACACCCTCGACAACTCCAAACCGTCCACGGACTTGGAGTACGACCCTCTTTCGAATTACTCCGCCCGGCTCCTGAGCAAAGCCAAGGAGCAGAGGGGGGCCAAGAGGAAAAGGGAGGCCGACCCCGAAGAGGGATATTcgccttctcccaagaagcactGCAACGCAGGGAGCGGCCCCGAGCCGGACGCCAGGTTCTCCGACTCGGAAGAGGAGTGCGAAGCGGCTCCCGTCATCCCTTCGAAACCGAAAGGGGGTCCGGGAAGCAAGCCCGCAGGCGGGAAGGGGTCCCCGCGGGCCGATTCCCGGCAAATGAAGGAGACGGCGGTGCAGTACGATATGGGGGACATCGAGGGCGGCGTCAAGGACTTGCCGGAGGAGGGCGAAAAGGTGGCCAAGGTGCCCCCCAAAAGGGACACGAGCGAGGGCAAGGGGTGCCCGAAGGAGAAGGTGAAAAAGAAGGCCGTCGGCGGCCACGCGGCAGATGGCAAGAGGCAGCGTGGCAAGGTTGCGGACAAGGAGAAGGCGGAAGCGAAGGCTCAGCGCAGGAATGGAGAGAGGAGCAAGGAGAAGCACAGCAAGCCCCACGCCGACGGGCGTTCGAGGAAGCAGGATGAGAACCCCAAAGCTGCAAAAGCGGGGAGCTCCGGCATGTGCAAGAAGGTCCCCCAAGGCCCCAGAGCAGAGAAAGTGGGCGGCGTGAAGAAAGACGGCAAGCTGAACCCGCCCGGGGGCTTGAGGCCCAAGGCCGAGGCTTCGCAGGCCGAACGTAAAGACAAGCAGGGGAAGCGTCCCGCCTCAAAGGGTCCCACGGAGAGCCCCGGAGCCAAGTGCAAGGCGAAACGGCGGGCTCTGAGCCACGCTGACCTCTTTGGGGATGAGAGCGGGGACGAGGGGCAAGCGGGGCAGCCTCACCCCGTGGCCTTCCCAGACGTGAGCTCGGATTCGGACCGAGACGACGGCTGCTGCTTCCTTCCGCCCCAGGACAACGGGGTGGCGAAGCGCCCTAAGGCACCCAAAGctgctcctccttcctcctcctcctcgtcctcctcttCCGACGAGCTCGACTATTCGGTCCTGGAGAGGGACGTGGACTTCGAGTCCGACCCCATGGAGGAGTGCCTTCGGATTTTTAACGAGTCGACCGACGTCAAGACGGAAGACAAAGGCAGGATGGGGAAGCAG CCGTCGAAAGAGGAAGGGTCCGAGGAAAAGCCGGCCGAAGACTGTCTAACCACGCTTTTTCCTGGCCAGAAGCGGAGGATCTCCCACGTGACAAAGCCAGGGAAC GCCGAGGCCCCGACCAAGCCCGTCTTCCGCCCGTACCGGCCCCCGACGGCCCAAGAGGTGTGCTACCAGCGGATCCAGCTGGCCCAGAAGCAGGCGGCCCAGCTGGCCCGGCGGCTGCCCCCCACGCGGCCGTCTCCAGCACCCCCGAGAGCCTCTGTGGCGATGCACaaaggggagaagaggaggatcGCTCACGTTCCCAACCCAGCTCTTCCTACAGTGTCCAAGTCCG CCCTAGGAGGCCTCAAGAAAATTGCTCCGCCTGGGAGCACGGCGTCTTCCAACGGGGCCGAAGCCCTATCCCTGAAAGCCCGCACGCTTGCTGGGATGGCGTCCAAGACGACCAACACGAACGTCCCCAAAAGGATAGCCCACGCTCCCACACTGCAG AGTGCTactttgaaaagaccagtgatCCCCACCGAATTCGGGGCAAAGGTCCCCACCAACGTCCGGCAGAGATACCTCAACCTCTTCATTGACGAGTGCCTGAAGTCGTGCACCTCGCAGCAGGAAGCGTTCGACAAG GCCCTGGCAGAGGAGAAGGTGGTCTACGACCGCAGCACCAGCCGCAACATCTACCTGAACGTGGCGGTGAATACCCTGAAGAAGCTGCGCAGTGCCCTTCCCAGCCCTGCGCATGATGCTCGCA GGATTGGCAACCGGAAGCTGGTGTCTCACGAGGCCATGTTGGGAGGCAAACTGGCAGCCAAGACCAGCTTCACCTTGAACCGCTCTGCGGCCGCTCAGTTGCGAGCGGAGGACCTGAAAG GGGCCTCCCTCTACCGCCGGCTCAAGGAGTACGTCTTGACGGAGGAGGACCTGAAGGAGCACGGGTACCCCCTGCCGTGCCCCGAGACGTCAGGCCGCGCAATCGTCTTCAACGCGGAGGAGAAGAAAACGACCGACG GCTCCTGCAGAGTTTGCTGCCGCTGCGGCACCGAGTACATGGTGACGCCGTCTGGGAACTGCGTCCGCAAGGAGGAATGCGTCCACCACTGGGGGAAGTTGCGCAAGCAGAGAG TCCCTGGTGGTTGGGAAACCCATTACAACTGCTGTTCGGGAGCTGTGGGTTCCCCCGGGTGCCAAGTCGCAAAA CAACACGTTCACGACGGCAGGAAGGAGAGCTTGGAGGGTTTCGTGAAGACCTTTGAGAAGATGCCCAGCGCGGACGGGAACCCGGGCATCTACGCCTTAGACTGCGAAATG TGTTACACCAAGCAAGGCCTGGAACTGACTCGGGTCACGGTGATCAACTCAGAGCTGAAAGTTGTCTATGACACCTTCGTCAAGCCTGACCACAAAGTCGTGGACTACAACACTCG GTTTTCCGGCGTGACGGAGGCGGACCTGGAGAACGCCTCCATCACCTTGCGGGACGTCCAAGCCGTCCTCCTGAGCATGTTCAGCTCGGACACGATCCTGATCGGGCACAGCCTGGAAAGCGACCTGTTTGCGCTCAAG